The Streptococcus oralis Uo5 genome includes a window with the following:
- a CDS encoding TIGR01440 family protein has translation MKEKDIQKATSQIVEDVIDKANLKQGAIFVLGLSSSEVMGGQIGKKSSQEIGEIIVKTILDILEEKGIHLAVQGCEHVNRALVVERQLAEQFGLEVVSVLPTLHAGGSGQLAAFKFMQDPVEVEFIKAHAGLDIGDTAIGMHVKHVQVPIRPVLREIGHAHVTALVSRPKLIGGARAHYPQDSIRKS, from the coding sequence ATGAAGGAAAAAGACATTCAAAAAGCAACAAGCCAGATTGTAGAAGATGTAATAGACAAGGCCAATTTGAAGCAAGGAGCTATCTTTGTTTTGGGCCTTTCTTCTAGTGAGGTGATGGGTGGTCAGATTGGCAAGAAATCCAGTCAAGAAATTGGGGAAATCATCGTGAAAACCATCCTAGATATCCTAGAGGAAAAAGGAATTCATCTAGCTGTTCAAGGTTGTGAACATGTTAATCGTGCCCTCGTCGTTGAACGTCAGCTGGCAGAGCAGTTTGGTCTGGAAGTCGTTAGCGTCCTTCCGACTCTTCATGCAGGAGGTTCAGGTCAGTTGGCAGCCTTCAAGTTTATGCAGGATCCAGTTGAGGTCGAATTTATCAAGGCCCATGCTGGATTGGATATCGGAGATACTGCGATTGGCATGCATGTCAAGCATGTTCAGGTTCCGATTCGCCCCGTACTGCGTGAAATTGGGCATGCCCATGTAACGGCTCTAGTTAGTCGTCCAAAATTAATCGGAGGTGCGCGTGCGCATTATCCGCAAGATTCTATTAGAAAGTCGTAA